The Alphaproteobacteria bacterium genome includes a window with the following:
- a CDS encoding SDR family oxidoreductase, with protein sequence MADLDGKVALVTGGSRGIGRAIALALAAAGAKVALTYQTDPDAAAEAVAAIEGAGGSAAGFQLDVRDRGRAGAVLNEVAETHGGLHVLVNNAGINKPTDFDQVSDADWDEILAVNLRGPFVLSQLALPLLERSGGGSIVMIGSVSGQYGGPRTAHYAASKAGLISLGQVIARFGAARNIRCNTVAAGLIASDMAASGMANPAVAKAAATIPLGRLGTAGEVAAAVVWLASDASSYVTAQTVNVNGGLYF encoded by the coding sequence GTGGCCGACCTCGACGGCAAGGTGGCGCTGGTCACCGGCGGTTCGCGCGGTATCGGCCGCGCGATCGCGCTGGCGCTTGCGGCCGCCGGCGCGAAGGTCGCGCTGACCTATCAGACGGACCCCGACGCCGCGGCCGAGGCGGTCGCCGCAATCGAGGGGGCTGGCGGCAGCGCCGCCGGCTTCCAGCTCGACGTGCGCGATCGCGGCCGCGCCGGTGCCGTGCTCAACGAGGTTGCCGAGACGCATGGCGGCCTGCACGTGCTGGTCAACAACGCCGGCATCAACAAGCCGACCGATTTCGATCAAGTCAGCGATGCCGACTGGGACGAGATCCTGGCCGTCAACCTGCGCGGGCCGTTCGTGCTTTCTCAGCTGGCGCTGCCGCTGCTGGAGCGGTCGGGCGGCGGCTCGATCGTGATGATCGGTTCGGTCAGCGGCCAGTATGGCGGGCCGCGCACGGCGCACTATGCCGCCTCCAAGGCCGGCCTGATCTCGCTGGGCCAGGTCATCGCGCGCTTCGGCGCGGCCCGCAACATCCGCTGCAACACGGTCGCGGCCGGGCTGATCGCGTCCGACATGGCCGCCAGCGGCATGGCCAACCCCGCGGTGGCGAAGGCGGCCGCGACGATCCCGCTGGGCCGGCTCGGCACGGCCGGCGAGGTGGCCGCTGCCGTCGTCTGGCTCGCCTCGGACGCCAGCAGCTATGTCACCGCGCAGACGGTGAACGTGAACGGGGGGCTCTACTTTTGA
- a CDS encoding sulfotransferase: protein MTRPVFIVGSGRSGTAALAKLLAEVPGVEMHHEYLCTHIQPVAVRYHMGLADTADVRAAVACCHGAALRLTEAAVWGDSSNKLSWIMPVLAEMFPDARFAHVVRDGRKVASSYFHKLGDECYDDAAVDALSAWVDGDAGAPMPPPEKRYWWPIPRRGDPLHRAFRRFDRFRRVAWHWAEVNAAILRHAENLGADRVARFRLEDLVADQDALAGLFAFLDVPFAPALYAAFRRPHNVNRPEDWLLTARQRRQFDALAGPVMAALGYDGSPEYRVDYNPPVAAE, encoded by the coding sequence GTGACCCGGCCTGTTTTCATCGTCGGCAGCGGACGCTCCGGCACCGCGGCGCTGGCCAAGCTGCTGGCCGAGGTGCCCGGTGTGGAGATGCACCACGAATATCTGTGCACCCACATCCAGCCCGTCGCCGTGCGCTATCACATGGGGCTGGCCGACACCGCCGACGTGCGCGCCGCGGTGGCGTGCTGCCATGGCGCAGCGCTGCGGCTCACCGAGGCGGCCGTGTGGGGCGACAGCTCCAACAAGCTGTCGTGGATCATGCCGGTGCTGGCCGAGATGTTCCCCGACGCCCGTTTCGCCCATGTGGTCCGCGACGGCCGCAAGGTGGCCAGCTCCTATTTCCACAAGCTCGGCGACGAGTGCTACGACGACGCGGCGGTCGACGCCCTGTCGGCCTGGGTCGACGGCGATGCCGGCGCGCCGATGCCGCCGCCGGAGAAGCGCTACTGGTGGCCGATCCCGCGGCGCGGCGATCCGTTGCATCGGGCGTTCCGGCGCTTCGACCGGTTCCGGCGGGTCGCCTGGCATTGGGCCGAGGTCAACGCCGCCATCCTGCGCCACGCCGAGAACCTGGGCGCCGACCGCGTCGCGCGCTTCCGGCTGGAGGACCTGGTCGCCGACCAGGATGCCCTGGCCGGGCTGTTCGCCTTTCTGGACGTGCCGTTCGCGCCGGCGCTGTATGCCGCCTTCCGCCGTCCGCACAACGTCAACCGGCCGGAGGACTGGCTGCTGACCGCGCGCCAGCGCCGGCAGTTCGATGCCCTGGCCGGCCCGGTGATGGCGGCTCTCGGCTATGACGGCAGCCCCGAATACCGCGTCGACTACAACCCGCCGGTGGCTGCCGAATGA
- a CDS encoding ATP-grasp domain-containing protein produces MTPTILFVGGGTEIVPAVKRAMDLGCRVLVADRDPNAPGCRVADGVLKASAYHPDEVRRAALAHVAAGNAIDAVLALATDCPNSVAAVAEALELPGPSVAVGERAVDKLAMKNKFAADGVAQPWFIEIRDLFALRRHVAAMGFPVVLKPADSRGARGVLRLTGGEDLAWAFRFAMGFSPSRRLVLERFVDGPQISTESLVVDGVAHTPGFSDRNYELIEAYAPHIIENGGDLPSFLPAPIQDKVRTLVDRAAASLGVRNGVVKGDIVVREGEPMVIEMAARLSGGYFCSHEIPLNTGVDFVGAAIRQALGETIDPAELAPRFQRHVSQRYLFPHPGQILAIDGARGIPALPGVSFFSLRCKVGDVIGPIDCHPARGGVVIATGADRETAQANARRAIDAVEITTTAVVAAE; encoded by the coding sequence TTGACCCCGACCATCCTTTTCGTCGGCGGCGGAACCGAGATCGTTCCCGCGGTGAAGCGGGCGATGGACCTGGGCTGCCGCGTTCTGGTCGCCGACCGCGACCCGAACGCGCCGGGCTGCCGCGTGGCCGACGGCGTGCTGAAGGCCAGCGCCTATCATCCCGATGAGGTGCGCCGCGCCGCGCTGGCGCATGTTGCCGCCGGCAATGCCATCGACGCGGTGCTGGCGCTGGCGACCGACTGTCCCAACAGCGTGGCGGCGGTGGCCGAGGCGCTGGAACTGCCGGGGCCGAGCGTGGCCGTGGGCGAGCGGGCGGTCGACAAGCTGGCGATGAAGAACAAGTTCGCCGCCGACGGCGTCGCCCAGCCGTGGTTCATCGAGATCCGCGACCTGTTCGCGCTGCGCCGGCACGTGGCGGCGATGGGCTTTCCGGTGGTGCTGAAGCCGGCGGATTCGCGCGGCGCGCGCGGCGTACTGCGGCTGACCGGCGGCGAGGATCTGGCCTGGGCGTTCCGGTTCGCGATGGGCTTCTCGCCCAGCCGGCGCCTGGTGCTGGAGCGGTTCGTCGACGGGCCGCAGATCAGCACCGAGAGCCTGGTCGTCGACGGCGTCGCCCATACGCCCGGCTTCTCCGACCGCAACTACGAGCTGATCGAGGCCTATGCGCCGCACATCATCGAGAATGGCGGCGACCTGCCGAGCTTCCTGCCGGCCCCGATCCAGGACAAGGTCCGCACCCTGGTCGACCGGGCGGCCGCCAGCCTCGGCGTGCGCAACGGCGTGGTGAAGGGCGACATCGTGGTGCGCGAAGGCGAGCCGATGGTGATCGAGATGGCCGCGCGCCTGTCCGGCGGCTATTTCTGTTCGCACGAGATTCCGCTGAACACCGGCGTCGACTTCGTCGGCGCGGCGATCCGCCAGGCGCTCGGCGAGACCATCGACCCGGCGGAGCTCGCGCCCCGCTTCCAGCGCCACGTCTCCCAGCGCTATCTGTTCCCGCATCCCGGCCAGATCCTCGCCATCGACGGCGCGCGCGGCATCCCCGCATTGCCCGGCGTGTCGTTCTTCTCGCTGCGCTGCAAGGTCGGCGACGTGATCGGGCCGATCGATTGCCACCCCGCCCGCGGCGGCGTGGTGATCGCGACCGGGGCGGACCGCGAGACCGCGCAGGCCAACGCCCGGCGCGCCATCGACGCCGTGGAGATCACCACCACCGCCGTCGTCGCCGCGGAGTAG
- a CDS encoding transketolase, whose translation MTAATHVSPSPSAVLADHAAQVRRLALTAIYRAGSGHPGGALSAADIITCLYRAELRIRPDQPDWPDRDRFVLSKGHSCPALYGALADAGLIERDLVPGFRGLGSPLQGHPFASGLPWIEASTGSLGQGFSQAIGMAIGLRHAGRDARVYVMLGDGELQEGEVWEGAMSAAHYRLSNLCAIVDYNKLQSDNRPEAIMGLEPLGDKWRAFGWNVIAIDGHSIPAILAAFDYARAHEEGPTVILADTVKGQGVSFMADAPNWHGSVKIRDQELELALVELGAEAPEIAWALAS comes from the coding sequence ATGACTGCTGCGACGCACGTTTCTCCCTCACCGTCGGCCGTGCTGGCCGATCATGCCGCCCAGGTCCGGCGGCTGGCGCTGACGGCGATCTATCGCGCCGGCTCCGGCCACCCCGGCGGGGCGCTGTCCGCGGCCGACATCATCACCTGCCTCTATCGCGCCGAGCTGCGCATCCGCCCCGACCAGCCCGACTGGCCCGACCGCGACCGCTTCGTGCTGTCGAAAGGCCATTCCTGCCCGGCGCTCTACGGTGCGCTGGCGGATGCGGGCCTGATCGAGCGCGACCTCGTGCCGGGCTTCCGCGGCCTCGGCAGCCCGCTGCAGGGCCACCCCTTCGCCAGCGGCCTGCCCTGGATCGAGGCGAGCACCGGCTCGCTGGGCCAGGGTTTCTCGCAGGCGATCGGCATGGCCATCGGCCTGCGTCACGCCGGCCGCGATGCCCGCGTCTATGTGATGCTCGGCGACGGCGAACTGCAGGAGGGCGAGGTCTGGGAGGGCGCGATGAGCGCCGCCCACTATCGCCTTTCCAACCTGTGCGCGATCGTCGACTACAACAAGCTGCAGAGCGACAACCGACCCGAGGCGATCATGGGGCTGGAGCCGCTGGGCGACAAATGGCGCGCCTTCGGCTGGAACGTGATCGCGATCGACGGCCATTCCATCCCGGCGATCCTCGCCGCCTTCGACTATGCCCGCGCCCACGAGGAGGGACCGACGGTCATCCTCGCCGACACCGTCAAGGGTCAGGGCGTCTCGTTTATGGCCGATGCCCCGAACTGGCACGGCAGCGTCAAGATTCGCGACCAGGAGCTGGAGCTGGCCCTGGTCGAACTGGGCGCCGAGGCGCCCGAGATCGCATGGGCCCTTGCGTCATGA
- a CDS encoding class I SAM-dependent methyltransferase: MSDSCTLCGSAALPAVYTPRGTARGLGVHVCAGCGLVQSLPRRATAPRRPASVSGGADWGNVRYGKAFRVADTMAALRATLDGRAPRRILDVGSNRGAFLAAARDAWPQAGLTAVEPDERVVADYAGMDGLTLHQRPVEEVPLPAAGFDLIHCSHTLEHLADPFAVLAALARALAPGGVAYLEVPNLDTIDRADLVEEWFIDKHLYHFSPATFAAGIARAGLAAPAGIAAGLHLAAVARPGPAAVAPSGDDPARTTARIAAYAARLTAAQTTLVRAAERIVGLAEGGRVAIWGAGRILDSLVRIGGLDPARLALVVDRHLVAHAESLHGVPLHAPAALADAAVDVVVIASREFAGEIAGEASAIVPHAQLIAFADLLEAPQKQRAGATMR; this comes from the coding sequence ATGAGCGATTCCTGCACCCTTTGCGGCAGTGCCGCGCTGCCCGCCGTCTACACCCCGCGCGGTACGGCGCGCGGCCTCGGCGTCCACGTCTGCGCCGGCTGCGGGCTGGTGCAGAGCCTTCCGCGGCGTGCGACGGCGCCGCGCCGTCCGGCCAGCGTGTCCGGCGGCGCCGACTGGGGCAACGTGCGCTACGGCAAGGCGTTCCGCGTTGCCGACACCATGGCGGCGCTGCGGGCCACGCTCGACGGCCGCGCGCCGCGGCGGATCCTCGACGTCGGCAGCAACCGCGGTGCCTTCCTGGCTGCGGCGCGCGACGCCTGGCCGCAGGCCGGGCTGACCGCGGTCGAACCCGACGAGCGCGTCGTCGCCGACTACGCCGGTATGGATGGACTGACGTTGCACCAAAGGCCGGTGGAAGAGGTCCCGCTGCCGGCCGCCGGCTTCGACCTGATCCATTGCAGCCACACGCTGGAACACCTTGCCGACCCGTTCGCGGTGCTGGCGGCGCTGGCGCGGGCTTTGGCGCCGGGCGGCGTCGCCTATCTCGAGGTGCCGAACCTCGACACCATCGACCGGGCGGATCTGGTCGAGGAATGGTTCATCGACAAGCACCTGTATCATTTCAGCCCCGCCACCTTCGCCGCGGGCATCGCGCGCGCCGGCCTGGCCGCGCCGGCCGGTATCGCCGCCGGCCTGCACCTCGCCGCCGTCGCCCGTCCGGGACCGGCCGCGGTGGCGCCCTCAGGCGACGATCCGGCCCGCACCACCGCACGCATCGCCGCCTATGCCGCGCGGCTGACGGCGGCGCAGACCACGCTGGTCCGGGCGGCCGAACGCATCGTCGGACTGGCCGAAGGCGGCCGGGTCGCCATCTGGGGTGCCGGGCGCATCCTCGATTCGCTGGTGCGCATCGGCGGCCTCGATCCGGCCCGGCTGGCGCTGGTCGTCGACCGGCACCTGGTCGCCCATGCCGAAAGTCTGCACGGCGTGCCGTTGCACGCGCCGGCCGCGCTGGCCGACGCGGCCGTCGATGTGGTGGTGATCGCATCGCGCGAGTTCGCCGGCGAGATCGCCGGCGAGGCGTCGGCGATCGTTCCGCACGCCCAACTCATAGCCTTCGCCGACCTGCTGGAAGCCCCGCAAAAACAACGCGCTGGCGCAACCATGCGTTAA
- a CDS encoding transketolase C-terminal domain-containing protein, translating to MSIAKQLKTAEAAPLVPQQIGSAGDSLREAFGKALVRLAADDERVVVLDADIAGGTGAHHFRGTYPNRFFQFGIAEQNMMAVAGGMAATGLVPVVTSFAVFCLRAIEQARLSIAYDRRNVKIVASHPGLDTGPDGASAQALEDLAAFRAIPGMTVVSPADPTEMALAAAAVLAHDGPVYMRTGRSPSRRIFGADHAFALGKGRVVREGADVTIVACGVEVARALDAAEILAGKGRSARVVNMATIKPIDAELLVRSARRTGCIVTAEDHNVHGGLGSAVAEALAATEPCPIEFVGVRDCFGESGEPDELAEKYGLTGPHIAAAALRAMARKAG from the coding sequence ATGAGCATCGCGAAGCAACTGAAGACCGCCGAGGCGGCACCGCTCGTCCCGCAGCAGATCGGTTCGGCCGGCGACAGCCTGCGCGAGGCCTTCGGCAAGGCGCTGGTCCGGCTTGCCGCCGACGACGAGCGCGTGGTGGTGCTGGACGCGGACATTGCCGGCGGCACCGGCGCGCATCATTTCCGCGGCACCTATCCCAACCGCTTCTTCCAGTTCGGCATCGCCGAGCAGAACATGATGGCGGTGGCCGGCGGAATGGCGGCGACCGGCCTGGTGCCGGTGGTGACCAGCTTCGCGGTGTTCTGCCTGCGCGCGATCGAGCAGGCCCGGCTGTCGATCGCCTACGACCGCCGCAATGTGAAGATCGTGGCCAGCCATCCCGGCCTCGACACCGGCCCGGACGGTGCCTCGGCGCAGGCGCTGGAAGACCTGGCCGCATTCCGCGCCATTCCTGGCATGACCGTGGTCTCGCCGGCCGATCCGACGGAAATGGCGCTCGCTGCCGCCGCCGTGCTGGCCCATGACGGACCGGTCTACATGCGCACGGGCCGCAGCCCCAGCCGACGCATCTTCGGCGCGGACCACGCCTTCGCCCTCGGCAAGGGCCGGGTTGTGCGCGAGGGCGCCGACGTCACCATCGTCGCCTGCGGGGTCGAGGTCGCACGTGCGCTCGATGCCGCCGAGATCCTCGCCGGCAAGGGCCGCTCCGCCCGCGTGGTCAACATGGCGACGATCAAACCGATCGACGCCGAGCTGCTGGTGCGCAGCGCGCGTCGCACCGGCTGCATCGTCACCGCCGAGGACCACAACGTGCACGGCGGCCTCGGCAGTGCGGTGGCAGAGGCGCTGGCGGCGACCGAGCCGTGCCCGATCGAGTTCGTCGGCGTGCGCGACTGTTTCGGCGAGTCCGGCGAGCCGGACGAGCTTGCCGAGAAATATGGCCTGACCGGCCCGCACATCGCGGCCGCAGCGCTGCGCGCTATGGCCCGCAAGGCCGGCTGA